The window AAAAAGCCAATTACTTCATACGAAAGGTTTTGTTCTCTGATGACACACTGAAGGTGTGGTGAAAAAGTTACTGTGTAATTAATTGTATTGTACTTAGTCAATTTAACATGTGATTACATGTTTGAAAAAACTGCCATTTTGATGATCTGCTTTGAGTTTTGTACTAAGCTGTGAGGTTTTACCACCTGCTTGTGATAATATTaccaaagtgataaaaaaaaagtgccagtgtatgtgtgttcttGTTGCTATAGAGATTAACGTATGGCAACAGGATTATGTCATATCTTGCAACTGCGACAGAACATGCTCACAAGCAGATTACATTATTTATACAGAGCTAATACGGCTGTTGTTAGCCTGACCAGCCAGTCTAATTAATCCATTATAGAAATTTAGAACCAAATAACCAAATAATGCTACATTATTTTTGGCTTGTTTAAGTCATTAGTAGAACATGATTACACACACTGATAGTATAAATtggttcttattgttgttgaacAGTACTTCTAGCATTAGCTCAGCTTGCTTGTAACCTCCATGAAGGTGGTACCAAAAAATACCAGGTACCAGATACTATCCAAAGCTTTTGCTAATGGAAAATCAAAAAAGAGCAAGTGGATTCGAGGCGTACCATGCAGTCTGTCAATGCTCTTTCTCTTGCTTGTGATATTTGGCCATATTAGGTGACAGCACTGTTATTAGGTGACAGCACTTTATCTTCCCATTCAGCTATCTTGCTCTGCACTAATGTTTCCCTTTTCCTTCAGTAGACTAATATGTTTTGCATGGTCACTTCACCGCAGAGTGCTGTATAATTCAGTTATTACTGAGTGTCAAAGATGGAATCTGACCGTTTAAAGGTCAGGATCGACTGTCTGCATGTGGGCATTCAGGGTGCCCCGATGCTTAAATTGTCAACGTTTTGCCAAAATGTTACCAGTTGTATGATGACACAAAATCATCCGTGCAATCTCCACTTTGAAAGGCCATCCATTTTCCAGGTGATATGACAGCTGAGTAATGGCCCTCACTGGCAGGCTCCCCAGGCGTGACTAACTGCTCTACACATGATTTAGGGCTGAAGTCCTTGAAGCATCGCTCTGAATTTACCATTGTTGTAAAAGCCAGTGTCTCGTCAGAGCCTGAATAACAGACATCTGATGCTACATTCCTTGAAGAGATGGTTACATTTTACTCTTGCAGAACTGTGGAAATGTTTTCAGATTGAAGAGCGATGTTGGGGGTTATCTAGACACTTTGCTTAAGCACATGTATAAGGTAATGTCTTGTGATAGGGAGATTTGTGATAAACTGATGAAATGTGTCTTAATTGACATAAAGGAACCTCAGGCTATGGTTTATTCAAGGTCAGTGCTGATTAGTGCTTTGTCAGCTGTGATTTATTTGTGAATTGATTGCAGTGACAAGCAGCTATTTATGTAACTTACAGGCAGGGGAAatacaaaagtgacaaaactgtCATACTTATACATTGTAAATGTGCTAGACTAGAGGAAACACGGAGTCAACAACAACTTTGGTAATCCTCCTGTTTGGATCCTGAATATCCATGGAAAAGTTGAATCTCAATTTGAAATGAGGTTTCTGATTCTACTTTGTGCTTCTGGTTGTTTAAAACCGGTCAACAACAGTACTGGTTGACTAGTAAGACACTGAAATGATCTTTTTTATAGACATaacatccctccatccatctttgtacgcttatccggtatcgggtctcggagggcagcagctccagtaggggaccccaaactggTCCATGAGTTTGCATATGTATTGTACCGCATCTATAATATTTGTGTCCCTGTACAATGTTTTACAATTCTTGTGGAcataaataaatggttaaaatgtgtgtatgtgtgtgtgtaaaacctTAACAAATCTCCACATATTTCCATTCTCTTTGCCAGTAGATTTCTATTCATATCAGTTTGCAGagtatcccagcatgcactgtgTGGACTGCAGGAAGCACCCTGAACTGGGTGTAGAGCACTGAAAGGGTACTTTGACTGTCTCTAATGCGCTATTTGcctgttttgttgtttcagACTGACCTTTGACTTGTGAGGGAGCGTTGTCTCCCTGGGAGGGAGGAAGTAGCCAGCCCAGGTCTAGGGATGGACAAGGAAAGCTACCCAGGGTGGAGCGCCCGACCCAACATCACAAACTGCACCGTCCCACCTGCCAGCAGCCGGCAGGCAATCCAATTCACAGACGGGATCGCGGTGGTGGTTTTTGTTCTCAGCCTCCTTACCTTCCTCACTGCGCTCATTAATGCCGCTGTCATCGTCGCCATCTGCACCACCAAGAAGCTCCACCTGCCCGCCAACTACCTCATCTGCTCTCTAGCCGTCACTGACTTCCTGGTGGCGCTCCTCGTGATGCCCATAAGCATCCTCTACATCACAATGGAGACATGGTCCCTGGGTCAGGTGGTGTGCGAGTTGTGGTTGAGCGTGGACATGACCTGCTGCACCTGCTCCATCCTGCACCTGTGCGTCATTGCCCTGGACAGGTACTGGGCCATCACCAAAGCTATCGAGTATGCTCGCAAGAGGTCAGCCCGCCGCGCAGCCATCATGGTGGGAATAGTCTGGgtcatttcagttttaatatCCATGCCACCCTTATTCTGGAGGCAGAGGCCAAGCAGCGGCAGCCTCAAACAGTGCATCATAGAGCATGATCACCTGGGATACACTATATACTCTACTTTGGGGGCATTTTACATTCCCATGTTCATCATTCTTATCTTATACTACAGGATTTACAATGCCGCAAAAACTCTTTACCAGAAGCGTGGCTCTTCTCGCCACCTCAGCAGCCGCAGCCTGGGCAGTCAGAACTCTGGAGAACATTGCCGTGTTTCCCACACATTTTGTCTGTCAGACTTGTCCAACTCAGATCCCATGCTGGCTACTGACAAACTCAACACTACCATCCGCATCTCATCCCTTGAGACAGACATGGACGGGCAGGATGAGAAGAACCAAATATGTACCTCACGTGAGAGGAAAGCAGCTCGAATCCTCGGCCTCATCCTCGGGGCCTTCATCATCTGCTGGCTGCCTTTCTTTTCAAAGGAGGTCCTAGTGGGTCTGCAAATGGTACAGCCTTCTCCGCTTTTATCAGACTTCCTGACATGGCTGGGTTATATCAACTCTCTCATTAATCCCCTGCTGTACACCAGCTTCAATGACGATTTCAAAATGGCTTTTAAAAAGCTACTCAAGAGAAAAGAGCATGCATAGGTTTGAGGTTTGAAGGGAATGTATACACCTTTAACTAAGTTGTAATCTCTACTGGCAGTATGAAGTGTGATGTGCTTTTCACAGACAATACATTGcctgtttttttcaataaaagaattATTTATAACTACCATTCATCATATAGATTTTCATTCTTATTTATTATCATTTGTggtttttttctcctccaaTTCTCTTACTTTTTATTGCTTGGGGTCCTTTTTAAGGATGGGGAGTTCTACCACAACCTTTGACATCCCCTGTGTCAGCAGTAGGCTCCACGCCCAAAAGCCCCCATTCCCAGCCCCCAGAGGCACAGCTTCCCTGAAAGCGCCACATCCCCAGTGCAGTCGTCTAACCATGCCCCTATACAGACCAGACCTGCACATAAGGATACTTGACAAAACCCATCAAAAAAAATAAGCTTTgagtttttatagcatttgggcTTCAACCCCTAAAAAACCCagcaactaaaaaaaaacacatatctccattagtgcatgtaaggcactgagcatgtgtgtgtaattcaggcctgtgtgtaaaaacaacagagtgtaaattataaATTTCCCTTTGCGGgatttataaattataaattattattattattatttatagacATTAAGACTGCCTTTGTGAGGTGATGTGAATGGGGGGGGTCAGGTCCAGCACTGCTGGTTTTCCTTTTGTAGTCTGTCAAGTGGAATGCAGTTCTTTTTTCTAAGAGAAAAAGGGTTTAATGGATAGGAGTTCTTCTCTGATCCACACTCCAACGCAGAAGGTGGCGGTCAAAGACATATGTCTAGTTGTATGTCTATGGTGGCGGTGGCTCTGGTTGTCTTTGCCTGGTTAGCCCTGGTCGCATTAAAacccaagaagaagaaggagccTACGTAGCTACGCGGTGGTGGTACGCGCTGGAGCTGGGTGTGAAGATGGCGGACGAGGAGGCCGAGCAGGACCGAAGTCCTGAGAACAGTATCAGTGAAGCGATTAGGGAACTCAGACAACGGCTGCAAGAACTGCACCAAGTCGTGGTTAGAGAAAGCGGCGACTATCCAACCCAGTCCTCTTCCGAGTATTGCCAAGAGTTTTGTAAGGTGAGTTTCCTCTCACATAATTGCCTTTTAACGTTAGTCAACAAGATGGCCAGCTAGCATTCACAATAAAGGTAGCGTTAACGTTACGTCCAGGTTCCTGCATAACGCGGGGATATGTTTGAACTTCGAGCTATGCAACCGTTACCGAATAATACCATGTGCAGTGGTTTAATGTTGGCTCACGTTAATCCGTTAAGTAACGTTAGAACAAATTGAACTCCATCTGTTTATTGGCATGGCTAGCtcaactagctagctactagCTCAAGCTAGCTCGTAGCTAGCTGTGTCTGCAGTAGATACCGTTAGTTAACCGTGATGTTATTGGCGTTATAATTGGGTAACGTCACTACCCGCGGCAAGCCAACGTTAGCTTTTAGCCTAGTATGTTCAGCTACATGCGCGTGCAAGTGAGTAACGTTATCATTGTGGTAATTGTCCGCGGTGCTTACGTCGTTCTAGGGTGAGCAAAACGAATTGGTCTAGCTAGCTTTGTAATGGGTTTGGTTGGTATGGTTGTAGGCAGTGCCCCACATTTAGCTGTCAATAACAACATATCCTTTTTGAGTTAACTACAGTtatgtgaaatgtaaaattaGCGAATTGTATACGCACACAAGAGAAAATCAACCATTCGAGTTTTTTTCCGAGATGAATTTCGTGTGTGTACGTGCCTAATAGAACGTACGCGTTTGCCGAAGAGGCACGCCGGTTTCCATCAGTTGCATACTAAAACAATACAACCTACACTGCAGCCAGTGTCCCTTGAGTGCACAAGTACGTTGAAAACGTAACGTTATAGCATATTATGACTGCAAATGAGAGTACGGGGTGGGCACACCTGCACCAATCATGTGGACTCATTCTTTTGGAAGTATGTCCACTTCTTCCACAAACGGAGCACAAAGTAGTATATAGTGTTTGATAGAAAAATGTAAAGTGTAATCTACAAATATATACtctaataaacaaaacacaggtGTAAAAGAGTAATTTGTATTGTAATAAGAAGGGTCTTATGGAGGCAAGgtaattttaatgttgttgcACCATTCAGACATAAATCAATTCAAAGGGCTTTGCATAATGCATTATGtgggaggaaaaagagaaagtaaTGTTAAGTAGTAACCACGGGTGGCACGGTTCACAAAGCCCATGGTTTGTTTTGCATCACGGTTTTAGGGTAGCAGCTTCAGCATATAATAAATAGCTTTATAATCCACAATGTAGGATACAGTGTTAAAAATAGTAATATCATGTAATCATGCACAAACTGAATTTGACTTGACTTTAAGCACATAATGTGGACATGTCTGTGGAAACTATTTTGATACAGCAAGAGGAAAGacatagatactttattcatcccgaataCATGTTCAAAAAAGAACATGTATTGCCATCTACAGAAACGTATGTACCTTTTTAGCACACAAAGATTGAATTATTACAAAATATCAATTGAAATAACTTGCATCTATCAAACTGCCAACTTCAGTGTagttattataaaatgttatcatttaaaagaaatcagTGGAACTCTTATCATATGAACAAGTCAGAATACGTTAAACATAAGttatagaatagaaagcctttattgtcattatacacaagtgcagtacctgtgcaatgagatttaagcaacccctttacagtgtcaacacaaaaatatgaaattgtttttgtatagttctataaaaataaaacaaacttgtTTTTGGAGAATAAAATTACAGTACGTCgtgttttcctagtaaccttaccaaaaaggctcaggatgctgcaaatgttggtataatataaaaatggctggtggaGTTATGatgaaataatttattgaatgaatcaaatttgaacatgtctgtcagtggcatGTTGATCTTTACACATTGTaagttaatttcctatcctggccggggacacattcatacgctttgataaaggacttattggactttaagtTATTATTGCACATACAATGAGTGTAGCTGTCCttaatttaggtcatcctgtacctGTCGTCTCTGTTTTGtcgtgggggtgtgtgtggggcgggggaactgagcagccccgcccgctgcagagccgacaggattgaaacaggcacatttcagcaacaagtgGAAAAATCATGTATGCCGGTTGGCgggacggtctgaaatgttttgcacggtcttttttttttggtaacttGTCCATACCTCTTCTTACGCGTGAAGGGGAAACACACTGTCTGAGGTCCCATACAGGCACAAGGCAACATTGTGCATGTGTCAAACCGTGCGACGCACACACGCTCTGAACCAAGACTAACCGAGCGGTTTGGATGTTTCTGATTTCCAGCCACAGCCTGTCACTCTCCCTGTACTAACGTCACATGCTCCGTGATGTTAAGACTCATTCGAATGGTAATTTCAGATTTCAAAAtagtattgatttatttttccctATTCAAATTATATCCAACTTTCGGAATTTGTTCCAAAAGCCCTATTGTACATCACTCtggtgtgtacgtgtgtgtacgtgtgtgtacatgtgtgtacatgcacatttaaaaagaagacCTTCTTTATTAATCCAGCAAGGGGAACTTTGTTCAATCTGTTACagtacacacaggcctgaaatacacaaatGCACAGGACACCTGCACAAATAGAGAGGTCAGAGTGAAGGGGCTGGGGCTGCCTATGGATGGGCGcaccaagcagttgggggtttggtgcttGCCTGGGTCGAGGAGAAGAAAATCATATGTATTTGGGGGGTTTTTCTTCacggtttttaaaaacaattctttttcctagtaatcaatattttatttttcacaaaatggACGGGAGGGTCTTTGTGTGACGTACTGTTGTCTTCTTAAACTACCCAAGTAGACTTGATATTTCACAATTACTGTTTTAAGTCATATCGTAGATAGATTTCAACGTTTccgaccgcacttgaaggcagcttatttcacaggtggagagagagaaacaaaagagGAGCGAGACATAGCGAGTGCTGCGAATGTTGCAGGAAACCTTCAACTATTCGACAAACCTTTGGGCAGTTCGTTGCTGGTTTTGTTTGACCCTTGTTGATGTTTTAAAACTTCTCTTTTGACAGCGATAAAGGCGATTTATGTTAAGTTCACTGTACGCAGCTCTCGCACTGCCTCAAAACACACCGAGAAGTCTCATCACCTGTTACATCATTGGCCACCGCAGAGTGACGTGGGGTTCTTTCTCCAGAAGTTGAGTCGCAGGCCCACTGCGTCTCTTTGAGCCCAATGGGAGTACGCACATACTCTCATTCAAAATGATTTTATTGTGACGGCCGATGCAGGCAGTGTGAACGCAGTCTAACCCCTCCCCCTCGCCTCGGAGCTCCCCCAACACAGACGTACACGAGCCCTGCTGCCTAAGCGAGGCGCCCCTCTTTTGCGCGTCTCTGTATGGTATTATCATCACCTGGGACAAACTACTCTGGCTGTGGTTGTCCATAAGAGAAAATGTAGAAAGACCCCtataaacaattaaaacagTACAATTTCTCTGGCGCAAACATTTAGTACCAGTATCATTGCTAACTCATTGTGTATGTGTTGCCCATCACAGAGAACATTTCACTTCTGCATCAAGCTATAGGCCCAACATTTCTCTTCGTtcagagagagacggggaaACCATTGGATCACTATGGGGAGGTGATCTCATCGAGTCGTGTTTCCTCAGTGTTGATATGTAATTATCCTTTTTATCctacaaaataataacaaacaaaatgcatcaGCACATTTGTGAAAAGCCAATTTGTAAATGACACATTTTCAGTCCGCGTTGAGCATATAACATTACACAAATGAGCGTCTTGTGTGATAGGAATATGTAAACGTATGTTAGCTACTGTGGCTTACAAGGGGGTGTAAAGactattttacaaaatatatttcaaaaaacatgtactaattttttttaccaacccccctttttaatgtttctaataaaaaaaaaaagcaattactTCATTTAGCACCCCCATATAGCCGG of the Etheostoma spectabile isolate EspeVRDwgs_2016 chromosome 18, UIUC_Espe_1.0, whole genome shotgun sequence genome contains:
- the htr1e gene encoding 5-hydroxytryptamine receptor 1E: MDKESYPGWSARPNITNCTVPPASSRQAIQFTDGIAVVVFVLSLLTFLTALINAAVIVAICTTKKLHLPANYLICSLAVTDFLVALLVMPISILYITMETWSLGQVVCELWLSVDMTCCTCSILHLCVIALDRYWAITKAIEYARKRSARRAAIMVGIVWVISVLISMPPLFWRQRPSSGSLKQCIIEHDHLGYTIYSTLGAFYIPMFIILILYYRIYNAAKTLYQKRGSSRHLSSRSLGSQNSGEHCRVSHTFCLSDLSNSDPMLATDKLNTTIRISSLETDMDGQDEKNQICTSRERKAARILGLILGAFIICWLPFFSKEVLVGLQMVQPSPLLSDFLTWLGYINSLINPLLYTSFNDDFKMAFKKLLKRKEHA